Proteins encoded by one window of Rubinisphaera margarita:
- a CDS encoding ATP-binding protein, translating to MSDQSAYRTQPESDCYFAGDGEMAERINGLDWATTSLGPIPDWPICLKNAVQLMLTSRFPMFVWWGDRLLNLYNDAYAPILGERHPAALGGIAPDIWSDIWSIIGPQADFVMSERRSTWNEELLLVMQRNQFREETYFTFSYSPLIDDEGNVGGIFCACTEDTQRVLAGRRLQTLRHLAERTGTENQSQEDASRFAATALARNPHDLPFVLLYLLDDQKRARLAGSCGLLPNDAVCPQIIDLEHDQTPWPFVEVLETEQPVEVGNLSERFGPLRCGVWPESPENAYVMPLSNNRLMGFLVTGISPYLEFDRNYQTFLQLTGRHVGMAIANAEAHEEEKQRAKSLADLDIAKSRFFSNISHEFRTPLALLLSPLEDVLKMQSEQLTSEQSQLLDTAHRNALRMLKLVNTLLDFSRLEAGRVQATFQPTDLAKFTSDLASNFRSACERVGLDLNVDTAPLAELVYVDRKMWESIVLNLLSNAFKFTTRGEINVVLEADRESVVLAVRDTGCGIAEHEIPHLFQRFHRIDETRGRVQEGSGIGLALVHELVLMHQGTIEVESEPEKGTTFTVRLPVGKEHLPADRLQGGGEDATLSVSSDHFAEEALRWIAEDEIEDPAEEDPYLNRGTLPRILIVDDNVDMRRYLSRLLQADYELIIADDGREALEKAVSESPDLILADIMLPEMDGFKLLRALRDDPRTKVLPILLLSARAGEEARVAGIRAGADDYLTKPFASRELLASISTHLTLADIRREAAESIRESEARFRNMADHAPVMIWVRDDEGHCTYLNRLWYEFTGSSPEEGLPVDWTALIHPEDRQSNRHSFTAALEERDPIRLEYRLKRHDGEHRWVIDAASPRFNSEGKFLGYVGSIIDITDLKAVESELRESARRKDDFLAMLGHELRNPLAPIRTGLDFLAVEGDPRNEQMIQLMQEQMEHLVRLVDDLLDVSRIMRNKIELRREPVRIQEVVRKSIDAVRQLIDRENQQLTTKISDEPLWLNADPVRIVQILENLLNNACKYTQSEGQIGVSVWSTDAEVYISVKDNGVGIDPELMPTIFEAFTQSSRSLDRSQGGLGIGLTLVKRLVEMHEGTITVESAGSNQGSTFTVQFPRIDSPEQKSDMPDTGNTSEARRILAVDDNVGAAWLLSKLLGKLGDHEVETAHDGPSVLEKVPEFKPDIILLDIGLPGMNGYDVARKLREDPANDHILLVALTGYGLEEDRRKSESAGFDEHLVKPPSLDQMKMILNHAKLQRESD from the coding sequence ATGTCGGATCAGTCTGCGTATCGAACACAACCTGAAAGTGATTGCTACTTCGCTGGTGACGGCGAGATGGCTGAACGGATCAACGGCCTGGATTGGGCGACCACCTCGCTGGGACCGATTCCTGACTGGCCGATCTGTCTGAAGAACGCTGTGCAATTGATGCTGACCTCCCGGTTTCCGATGTTCGTCTGGTGGGGAGACCGTCTGCTCAATTTGTATAACGATGCTTATGCTCCTATTCTCGGGGAACGGCACCCTGCCGCTCTGGGAGGCATTGCACCCGATATCTGGTCGGATATCTGGTCGATTATCGGTCCGCAGGCCGACTTCGTAATGAGCGAACGCCGGTCCACATGGAACGAAGAGCTGCTGCTCGTGATGCAGCGGAACCAGTTTCGTGAGGAAACCTACTTCACGTTCTCATACAGTCCACTGATTGATGACGAAGGGAATGTCGGCGGGATCTTCTGTGCCTGCACGGAGGACACGCAGCGGGTTCTGGCCGGCCGGCGGCTGCAGACGCTGCGACATCTGGCCGAACGAACCGGGACTGAGAACCAGTCCCAGGAGGACGCCAGCCGGTTTGCCGCGACAGCGCTGGCTCGCAATCCGCACGATCTTCCCTTCGTGCTGCTTTACCTGCTGGATGATCAGAAGCGGGCGCGACTTGCGGGCTCTTGTGGTCTTCTACCAAACGATGCGGTCTGTCCGCAGATCATCGACCTGGAGCACGATCAGACTCCGTGGCCTTTTGTCGAAGTGCTCGAAACGGAGCAGCCTGTCGAAGTCGGAAATCTTTCCGAACGATTCGGTCCGCTCCGCTGTGGCGTCTGGCCGGAGTCTCCAGAAAATGCGTATGTGATGCCGTTGTCCAACAACCGGCTGATGGGTTTCCTTGTGACCGGAATCAGTCCGTATCTGGAGTTTGATCGAAACTATCAGACATTTCTGCAGCTTACCGGCCGGCATGTCGGCATGGCGATTGCCAATGCGGAGGCTCATGAAGAGGAGAAACAGCGAGCAAAGTCACTGGCCGATCTCGATATCGCGAAGTCGCGATTCTTCTCCAACATCAGCCACGAGTTCCGCACGCCTCTCGCCCTGCTCCTCAGTCCGCTGGAGGATGTGCTGAAGATGCAGTCAGAACAACTCACCTCCGAGCAGTCGCAGTTACTCGATACGGCTCATCGCAATGCCTTGAGGATGCTCAAGCTCGTCAATACCTTACTCGACTTTTCTCGGCTGGAAGCAGGTCGAGTTCAGGCGACATTCCAACCGACCGACCTGGCCAAATTCACGTCCGATCTGGCGAGCAACTTTCGATCAGCCTGCGAACGGGTCGGGCTTGATTTGAACGTGGACACCGCCCCCCTTGCCGAGCTGGTCTATGTCGACCGTAAGATGTGGGAGTCCATCGTTCTCAATCTTCTCTCCAATGCGTTCAAGTTCACAACCCGCGGGGAAATCAACGTTGTGCTCGAAGCAGACCGGGAGAGCGTCGTGCTTGCTGTTCGCGATACCGGGTGCGGCATCGCTGAGCACGAAATTCCGCACCTGTTCCAGCGGTTCCATCGCATCGACGAGACACGCGGGCGAGTTCAGGAAGGTTCGGGGATCGGCCTGGCGCTGGTGCACGAACTCGTGCTCATGCATCAGGGGACAATCGAAGTCGAAAGTGAGCCTGAAAAGGGGACGACGTTTACGGTCCGCCTCCCGGTCGGTAAAGAGCATCTTCCAGCCGACCGGCTTCAGGGAGGCGGCGAAGATGCGACCCTGTCGGTATCATCGGACCACTTCGCCGAAGAGGCGCTTCGCTGGATCGCGGAAGACGAGATCGAGGATCCAGCCGAGGAAGATCCTTACCTCAACAGGGGGACGCTGCCTCGGATTCTGATCGTCGACGATAATGTCGATATGCGACGTTACCTCTCGCGGTTGCTGCAGGCTGACTACGAGCTGATCATAGCCGATGATGGTCGCGAAGCGCTGGAAAAGGCGGTCTCGGAGTCGCCCGATCTGATTCTCGCCGACATCATGCTGCCGGAGATGGATGGATTCAAACTTCTGCGGGCGTTGCGGGACGATCCGCGCACGAAAGTTCTTCCGATTCTGCTGCTGTCAGCGCGAGCCGGTGAAGAAGCCCGTGTTGCCGGGATTCGCGCGGGAGCAGATGACTATCTGACCAAACCGTTCGCCTCGCGCGAACTGCTGGCCAGCATCTCGACTCATCTGACATTGGCCGACATTCGACGCGAAGCCGCCGAGTCAATCCGCGAAAGCGAAGCCCGCTTTCGCAATATGGCCGACCATGCGCCGGTCATGATCTGGGTTCGGGACGATGAGGGACATTGCACCTATCTGAATCGACTCTGGTATGAGTTCACGGGATCGTCTCCCGAAGAGGGTCTCCCCGTTGACTGGACCGCCCTCATTCATCCTGAGGATCGTCAGTCGAATCGTCATTCGTTCACCGCCGCTCTGGAAGAGCGTGACCCGATCCGGCTTGAGTATCGCCTCAAACGACATGATGGCGAGCATCGCTGGGTGATTGATGCCGCTTCACCGCGGTTCAACTCAGAAGGCAAATTTCTCGGTTACGTCGGATCGATCATCGACATTACGGATTTGAAAGCAGTTGAGTCCGAACTCCGCGAATCGGCGCGTCGTAAGGATGATTTTCTGGCGATGCTGGGCCACGAACTCCGTAATCCTCTCGCGCCGATCCGCACGGGGCTCGACTTTCTCGCGGTGGAAGGGGATCCCCGCAATGAGCAGATGATCCAGCTGATGCAGGAGCAGATGGAGCACCTCGTGCGGCTCGTGGACGATTTGCTCGACGTTTCCCGGATCATGCGGAACAAGATCGAGCTGCGACGGGAACCGGTCCGCATTCAGGAGGTTGTCAGAAAATCGATTGATGCGGTTCGCCAGTTGATTGATCGTGAGAATCAGCAGCTGACAACGAAGATTTCGGACGAACCCCTCTGGCTGAATGCCGATCCCGTCCGCATTGTGCAGATTCTGGAGAATCTGCTCAACAATGCCTGTAAATACACTCAGTCCGAGGGGCAAATCGGCGTTTCCGTCTGGTCGACTGACGCAGAAGTCTACATCTCGGTGAAAGACAATGGCGTTGGTATTGATCCCGAACTGATGCCGACTATCTTTGAAGCATTCACCCAGTCTTCGCGTTCTCTGGACCGCTCGCAGGGAGGACTGGGAATTGGTCTGACTCTTGTAAAGCGGCTCGTCGAAATGCACGAAGGAACCATCACCGTCGAAAGCGCAGGTTCGAATCAGGGAAGCACGTTCACGGTGCAGTTTCCCAGAATCGACAGCCCGGAACAGAAGAGCGACATGCCCGATACTGGCAACACGAGCGAAGCAAGACGAATTTTGGCTGTCGACGATAATGTCGGAGCCGCGTGGCTGTTATCCAAGCTGCTCGGCAAGCTCGGAGACCATGAGGTGGAGACGGCTCACGACGGTCCGTCCGTGCTGGAGAAAGTGCCGGAATTCAAACCCGACATCATCCTGCTCGACATCGGGCTTCCCGGAATGAATGGGTACGATGTCGCCCGGAAACTGCGTGAAGACCCGGCCAACGACCATATTCTCCTCGTCGCCCTCACTGGCTACGGCCTGGAAGAGGACCGGCGCAAATCAGAGTCTGCGGGGTTCGACGAGCATCTCGTCAAACCCCCTTCTCTCGATCAGATGAAAATGATTCTGAATCACGCCAAACTGCAGCGTGAATCAGACTAG
- a CDS encoding PVC-type heme-binding CxxCH protein — protein sequence MMKRLSLFASLLLFLATSTSAADKPDSWRILQVPGAWESQDEDLESHDGFAWYRCYVKVPEKWTRYSEDIEDFSGSKNLYAQSVSLLVRHVADVHEVFVNGQSIGTTGSFPPDYRSGYEDFQRWKVPPGVLKNNAYNVIAFRVYNHSGEGGFREEAPVLMGYFTECTLTGDWEFQRGDDPSWAIAAVDQKPDEAVYEEFVISRSQLNRPEKLIRGRKLTPAESMQKMTVSEDLKLDQVLTEPEIAQPVGMTFDERGRLWVTEYRQYPFPAGIKIISRDQYYRAVYDKLSPPPPNHFKGMDRISVHEDTDGDGTFDSHKAVLDDLNIAVSVAHGRGGFWVMNPPYLMFYPDADLDDVPDGDPVVHVEGFGMQDTHSVPNALRWGPDGWLYFVQGSTVSSNLRTPEMKPNEAIYCEAKTTIRYHPETRRIELFTEGGYNAFGFDFDAKGRLFCGQNVGNARAVHNVQGAYYPKGGAKYGPASNPYTFGTLEKMEHSPETPRFNHTVVRYEETGMPDRFLDKLVSVDPLHQNAYLTEMTSHGSTFRTRDVEEPLRSTDLGFRPVVLRTGPDGAVYIGDFYEEFIAHGQHYQGQVDPDTGRVYRLRAEEGYQYPVFNLNEKTTDELVDLLSHPAKWYRQTALRMIGDRKDPSIVPRLKKLIQTGDSQLALEALWALNLTQGLNEAVARDTLEHPDPYVRLWTVRLLGDEGNLTTELASRLIDLAEKEPNVEVRSQLASTAKRLTGEQAIPILEALYTHDEDVDDPHVPLLIWWGIERFAESHRAEILQMFDDPQFAQQPLVTSSLLSRLMKRYALAGERADLQACVTLLKKTDAEAPRQQLLSGFEEAYRGRSLSNIPRELAEELTASGGGSIVLRMRMGDEKAMNQALSSLADPSSKADELKDIVAVMGELRDPRALASLLSLMQSTSDESLQIGLLSALRNYADDRIGEIVLARLSSLEREPRQVAETLLVSRAEWSRDLLAAVDAGKIAPADLPTDTVRKMLIHQDSEIDRIIGKYWQQLQDASSEQIQQQIAHVEQVLSGEPGDLYRGRDVYMETCAKCHVLFTDGKRVGPELTQYKRDDRLRMVINVVNPSAEIREGYENYLVLDIDGRVTTGFLVDQDEHVVVLRGADGQDVTIAREDIEEMIRQPKSLMPEGLLDKLSEQQIRDLFAYLQTGQPLPR from the coding sequence CAACCAGCGCGGCTGACAAGCCAGATTCCTGGCGGATCCTCCAGGTCCCCGGAGCCTGGGAATCTCAGGATGAAGACCTCGAGTCCCATGATGGCTTCGCGTGGTACCGCTGCTATGTGAAGGTGCCGGAAAAATGGACACGATATTCTGAAGACATCGAAGATTTCAGCGGCTCGAAGAATCTGTACGCTCAGTCAGTCTCACTGCTTGTTCGCCATGTTGCCGATGTCCATGAGGTATTCGTTAACGGACAGTCGATCGGAACGACCGGCAGCTTTCCTCCCGACTACCGGAGTGGATACGAGGACTTCCAGCGCTGGAAGGTTCCGCCCGGAGTACTCAAGAACAATGCTTACAACGTCATCGCGTTTCGCGTTTACAATCATTCCGGAGAAGGGGGCTTTCGCGAAGAGGCTCCAGTTCTGATGGGCTACTTCACCGAGTGTACGCTGACGGGCGACTGGGAATTCCAACGTGGAGACGATCCGAGCTGGGCGATCGCTGCAGTGGACCAGAAGCCCGATGAAGCAGTCTACGAAGAATTTGTCATCTCCCGCTCTCAGTTGAATCGTCCCGAGAAACTGATTCGCGGTCGCAAGCTCACCCCCGCCGAATCAATGCAGAAAATGACGGTCTCTGAAGATCTCAAGCTCGATCAGGTGCTGACCGAACCAGAGATTGCTCAGCCCGTCGGAATGACTTTCGACGAACGGGGACGCCTCTGGGTGACGGAGTATCGGCAGTATCCGTTTCCAGCCGGCATCAAGATCATCAGCCGCGATCAGTACTACCGGGCCGTCTACGACAAACTCTCTCCTCCGCCACCGAATCACTTCAAGGGAATGGATCGAATTTCGGTTCACGAAGACACCGATGGCGACGGGACGTTTGACAGTCACAAAGCCGTCCTCGATGACCTTAATATCGCGGTTTCCGTTGCGCACGGCCGTGGAGGCTTCTGGGTCATGAACCCGCCTTACCTGATGTTCTATCCCGATGCCGATCTCGATGATGTCCCCGACGGCGATCCTGTTGTTCACGTCGAAGGCTTCGGTATGCAGGACACGCATTCCGTGCCGAATGCTCTGCGGTGGGGACCGGACGGCTGGCTCTATTTCGTACAGGGCAGTACTGTCTCGTCGAACCTCCGCACACCGGAAATGAAGCCGAACGAAGCGATCTACTGCGAAGCGAAAACCACGATTCGCTACCATCCCGAGACGAGACGCATTGAGCTCTTCACTGAGGGAGGCTACAACGCCTTCGGTTTCGATTTTGATGCGAAAGGGCGGCTCTTCTGCGGACAGAACGTCGGCAACGCCCGTGCCGTCCACAATGTGCAGGGAGCCTATTATCCCAAGGGGGGAGCGAAGTACGGTCCCGCTTCCAATCCCTATACCTTCGGCACGCTCGAGAAGATGGAGCATTCGCCAGAGACGCCCCGATTCAATCACACCGTGGTCCGCTATGAAGAAACCGGCATGCCGGATCGCTTTCTGGACAAACTGGTCTCAGTCGATCCGCTGCATCAGAACGCTTATCTGACCGAAATGACTTCTCACGGTTCGACGTTCCGCACGCGCGACGTCGAGGAGCCACTTCGCAGTACCGATCTTGGATTTCGACCGGTTGTGCTGCGAACCGGGCCTGATGGAGCGGTCTATATCGGCGACTTCTACGAGGAGTTCATCGCCCACGGTCAGCACTACCAGGGACAGGTCGATCCCGACACCGGCCGTGTTTATCGACTCCGCGCCGAAGAGGGCTATCAGTATCCCGTCTTCAACTTGAACGAGAAAACGACCGATGAGCTCGTTGACCTTCTGTCGCATCCCGCCAAGTGGTATCGGCAGACCGCATTGAGAATGATCGGAGACCGCAAGGATCCCAGTATCGTCCCACGACTCAAGAAGCTTATTCAGACCGGCGATTCGCAACTTGCCCTTGAAGCTCTCTGGGCTCTGAATCTGACTCAGGGGCTGAATGAAGCTGTTGCCCGGGACACGCTGGAACATCCCGATCCGTATGTGCGACTCTGGACGGTTCGACTACTCGGCGACGAAGGCAATCTGACAACCGAGCTCGCAAGCCGCCTGATCGATCTGGCGGAGAAAGAACCGAATGTCGAAGTGCGCAGTCAGCTCGCCTCCACAGCCAAGCGGCTGACGGGAGAACAGGCGATTCCAATTCTCGAAGCGCTTTATACGCACGACGAGGATGTCGACGACCCGCATGTCCCACTGTTGATCTGGTGGGGAATCGAACGATTCGCGGAGAGCCATCGGGCCGAGATCCTGCAAATGTTCGATGATCCACAGTTCGCACAGCAGCCGCTCGTAACCAGCTCGTTGCTTTCTCGATTGATGAAACGCTACGCTCTCGCCGGAGAACGAGCCGATCTGCAGGCATGTGTCACGTTGTTAAAGAAAACCGATGCCGAAGCTCCTCGTCAACAGTTGTTGAGCGGCTTTGAAGAAGCTTATCGCGGGCGTTCGCTGAGTAACATCCCGCGAGAACTCGCCGAAGAGCTGACGGCCTCTGGAGGCGGTTCGATCGTTCTGAGGATGCGGATGGGTGACGAGAAAGCCATGAACCAGGCGCTGTCCAGTCTGGCAGACCCAAGCTCCAAAGCCGACGAACTGAAAGACATTGTCGCAGTGATGGGAGAGTTGAGAGACCCCCGCGCTCTCGCCAGTCTGCTCTCGCTGATGCAGTCGACGTCCGATGAGAGTTTGCAGATTGGTCTGCTCTCGGCTCTGCGTAATTATGCAGACGATCGCATCGGTGAGATTGTACTTGCCCGCCTTTCTTCACTGGAACGCGAGCCGCGTCAGGTTGCGGAAACTCTGCTGGTCAGCCGAGCCGAGTGGAGCAGAGATCTTCTCGCGGCTGTTGATGCAGGAAAGATCGCCCCGGCGGATCTGCCGACTGATACTGTCCGTAAGATGCTGATTCACCAGGACTCCGAGATCGACCGGATCATCGGCAAGTACTGGCAACAGTTGCAGGATGCCTCCAGCGAACAGATCCAGCAGCAGATTGCTCATGTCGAACAGGTCTTGAGTGGTGAGCCAGGAGACCTCTATCGCGGGCGCGACGTGTACATGGAAACGTGTGCGAAGTGTCACGTTCTCTTCACCGACGGCAAACGAGTGGGGCCGGAACTGACCCAGTACAAGCGGGATGACCGCCTGCGAATGGTCATCAACGTCGTCAACCCCAGTGCCGAGATTCGGGAGGGGTACGAAAACTATCTGGTGCTCGACATCGATGGACGAGTCACGACCGGCTTCCTCGTCGATCAGGATGAACATGTCGTGGTTCTGCGGGGAGCCGATGGTCAGGACGTGACGATCGCGCGGGAAGACATCGAAGAGATGATTCGTCAGCCGAAATCACTGATGCCCGAAGGATTGCTCGACAAGCTGTCCGAGCAGCAGATTCGGGATCTGTTCGCCTATCTGCAGACCGGTCAGCCGCTGCCCAGGTGA